CAGGGGCCACGGCTCGCACACACACCAGAGGGACAGAAAGAAGTAGGACATGAACAAGTTCGGATTCGCCACCATCGTCGCCAGCGGACTGGCCACCGGGTTCCTCGCGTTCGCCGCCCCCGCCCAGGCCGCGCCGGCCGGGCCCGGAAACGCCCAGGACGCGATCAGCTCGCTGGATGACCGCGGCTACGCCGTGCGGGTCAACCACCAGGGCATGGTCAAGCCGCTCGACCAGTCCAGCATCGTCTCGGTCCGCTACGACAACGACGACCGCGTCGTCTACGTCACCGTCCGCTGACGCCCGACCACCGCGAGGGGCACCCACATCGGGTGCCCCTCGCTCGCGTTCGGAGGGCCGATCCGTGGTTTCGGGCCGCGCATCAGCGGTTATCCGAACGCTCGATGAGCTTCGACCTCACCCCGACGATCGCGCAGCACGACCTCGCGCGACGCACCCACGAGTTCGCCGAGCAGTGCATCCGCCCGGTGGCGTTGGAGTACGACCAGCGTCAGGAGTTCCCATGGCCCGTTCTCGAGGAAGCGGCGCAGCGGGGGTTCTACAGCCCGCTGTTCTACCGCGACCTGATCGGCGACCCGACCGGGCTCTCGCTGCCGATGTTCATGGAGGAGATGTTCTGGGGCTGCGCAGGCATCGGGCTGGCGATCGTCATGCCCGCGCTCGCCCTCTCGGCGATCGGACAGGCCGCCTCACCCGAACAGATGCTCCAGTGGGCACCCGAGTGCTTCGGCACCCCCGGTGACCTCAAACTCGCCGCGCTGGCAATCTCCGAACCCGAGGGCGGCAGCGATGTCCGCAACCTGCGCACCACCGCCCGCCGGGACGGTGACGACTGGGTGATCGACGGCCACAAGATGTGGATCGGCAACGGCGGCATCGCCAACGTCCACGTCGTCAACGCCGTCGTCGACCAGGAACTGGGCCACAAAGGCCAGGCGCTGTTCATCGTCCCCGGTGGCACCCCGGGTCTGGAACTGGTGCGCAAGCTCGACAAGATGGGCTGCCGCGCCTCGCACACCGCCGAGCTGAGGTTCAACGGCGTCCGCATCCCGGGTGACCACCTCCTCGGCGGCGACGAGAAGCTCGAACACAAACTCGCCAAAGCCCGCGAGGCGGTAGAGGGCGCCCGCAAGTCCGGTTCGGCCGCGCTGGGCACCTTCGAGCAAACCCGGCCCATGGTCGCCGCCCAGGCACTCGGAATAGCAAGGGCCGCACTGGAATACATGACCGAATACGCCAACCGCCGCGAGGCGTTCGGCGCGCCGATCATCGACAACCAGGGCATCTCGTTCCCCATCGCCGACATCGCCACCCAGATCGACGCCGCCCGCCTGCTGACCTGGCGCGCCTCGTGGATGGCCGCCACCGGGGTGCCGTTCGACCGCGGCGAGGGGTCGATGTCGAAGCTCGCGGCCAGCGAGGTCGCGGTCAAGGCGACCGAGCGGGCGATTCAGACACTCGGCGGGTGGGGCTACATCACCGACCACCCGGTCGAGAAGTGGTATCGCGACGCGAAGCTCTACACGATCTTCGAGGGCACCAGCGAGATCCAGCGCATGGTCATCTCGCGCGCCCTGGGCGCCGCGGACGGCGCCCCGCCGCTGCACGTCGACCTCGAACCCACCGGCGGACCGCTCAACCGGTACTTCGGCCGGGGCACCCCGCTGCGCGGCCGCGCCGCCGACCGGGCGCTGTCCGCCAAGGACCGGGTGCCCGAGTCCGTCATGCGGGTGGCGATGAAAGTGCTCAAACCGCCGCGTAAGTGATCGGGAGGCCGGATGGCCCAGCAGATGAGCGGCGTGATGGACGCCGCATTCGACGCTCTGCGCTACGAGCCGACGGCGAAACGGATCCGGGTCACGCTCGCCGGTGAGCCGGTCGCCGACACCGACCGGGCGCGGCTCGTGTGGGAACCCCGCCGCATCGTGCCCGCCTACGCGGTCCCGTTCGATGCGCTGCGCGCCCAACTCGCCCCGGCCGGCGCGGAGTCCGGCTCCCAGGAGCACGCCCCGGCGTCGGTGGATCGCACCCGCCGCACGCTCGACCCGACCGTCCCGTTCACCGCCCACTCGTGTGAGGGCACCGCCTTCGACGTGGTGGCCGGAGAGGAGACCGGCGCCGCCGCGGCGTTCCGTCCGGCCGATCCCGACTTCGCCGACTACGTGGTTCTCGACTTCGCGGTGTTCGGATGGCGCGAGGAATCCGAACCGGTGGTCAGCCACCCGCGCGACCCGTTCCACCGCATCGACGTCCTGCGCAGTACCCGCCACGTGCGCGTCGAGTACGAGGGCCGGTTGCTCGCGGAGTCGTCGAGGCCACTGCTGCTGTTCGAGACGAATCTGCCGATGCGCTGCTACCTGCCGCCCGAGGATGTCGGGGAGCTCACGCCCAGCGACACCGTCTCCTACTGCGCATACAAGGGCCGCGCCACGTACTACTCCGTCCCCGGCGGGCCGCGCGACATCGCGTGGACCTACCGCGAACCCCTGCACGACGGTGCACCGGTGCGCGACCACGTCTGCTTCTTCGACGAGCGCGTCGACGTGATCGTCGACGGCACGAAAGGTGAGCGGCCCGTCACGCAGTGGAGCGAATCCGGCGGTTGACCCGGCGCGAGTTTGACCCGCAGCGGTGTGGGCACGCTCATCGGACACCGGTATCGAGGAGGATGCATGCGCGCAGTCACCTGGCAGGGACGTCGGAAGGTCTCCGTGGACACCGTGCCCGATCCGGTGATCACCGAGCCGACGGACGCGATCATCCGGGTCACCAGCACCAACATCTGCGGGTCGGACCTTCACCTGTACGAAGTGCTCACGGCGTTCATGAATCCCGGCGACATCATCGGCCACGAGGCCATGGGGGTGGTGGAGGAGGTCGGCGCCCAGACCGGCGATCTGAAGGTCGGCGATCGCGTGGTGATCCCGTTCAACATCTCCTGCGGCACGTGCTTCATGTGCGATCACGGTCTGCAGAGCCAATGCGAGACCACCCAGAACCGCGACCAGGGCACCGGCGCGGCGCTGTTCGGCTACTCCACGCTCTACGGCGAGGTGGCCGGCGGGCAGGCCGAGTACCTGCGGGTGCCGCAGGCCCAGTACACCCACATCAAGGTCCCCGACGACGGACCCGACGAGCGCTACGTCTACCTCTCCGACGTGCTGCCCACCGCCTGGCAGGGCGTCGAATACGCCCAGGTTCCGGACGGCGGCACGCTGGTGGTGCTCGGGCTGGGACCGATCGGCGCGATGGCGTGCCGGATCGCCGCCCACCGCAACAACTGCCGGGTCATCGGCGTCGATCTCGTCGACGAACGCCTCGACCGGGCGCGCCCGCACTGCGCCGAGGTGATCGACCTGCGCACCCAGGATCTCGACGCCGTCATCGCCGACCTCACCCAGGGCCGTGGCGCCGACTCGGTCATCGACGCCGTCGGGATGGAGGCGCACGGTTCACCGGTCGCCGAGGCCGCCCACACCGCCAGCAGCTTCCTGCCGTCGAGCGTGGGCCGGGTGGTCATGAAGCACGCAGGCGTGGACCGGCTCGCCGCGCTGAACTCTGCGATCTCGCTGGTCCGCCGCGGCGGGACCATCTCGCTGTCGGGGGTGTACGGCGGCGCCGCCGATCCGATCAACATGATGACGCTGTTCGACAAGCAGGTCACGCTGCGGATGGGGCAGGCCAACGTCAAACGCTGGGTGCCCGACATCCTGCCGCTCCTGACCGCCGACGATCCCCTCGGCGTCGAGACCTTCGCCACGCACCGATTGCCGCTCAGCGCAGCCCCCGGCGCGTACGAAACCTTCCAGAAGAAGCAGGACGGAATGGTCAAGGTGGTGCTCACCCCGTAGCGGTGTGGGTGTGATTGGACAGCGGCGCCGTGGGGTACCTGACCGGCGTGAATCAGGCGTGGAACGGGCATGCCGCGCGGCGAAATGTGCATCCGCGCAAAAAAGTACCCGGTACCCCTGGTTTCACCTTGGGGAGTCTGGCAACATTACCGATCGGTAAGTTCGGTTCGTCCAAACCCGGGAGATGACAGTGGAGTTCTTCGACGAGGTTTCCGGCGTATCGGTTCTCGCGCAGGGTGACGAGGGCGGCGGCGCCGCCCTCAGCGAGATCATCGGGCTGTCCGCCGCCGCCGCCGTGGTCACGGCGGTGCTGCTGTGGATCGGCTACCTGCACCGAAACCACAAGATCAGCTGGCTGACGAAGTTGGCCGACTGGTCGGGGCGCCGGTTCAAGCGGCCACCATGGGTGGCGCTGCCGATCGCGATGTTCATCACCTCGATCATCTGCGCGCTGTTCGGCTTCATCTGGGACGTCAGCCTGCACATCGGTAACGGTCGTGACGACGGGGCGCTGGCGAACCCCGCCCACTACTTCATCCTCATCGGCCTCTTCGGCATCTTCGTGGCGGGCTGCACGGCAATCGTGCTGCCCTTCGACCGGCCGGGGCCGGCCGCGGTGCGCATCACCGACCACTGGCATGCGCCCGTCGGCGGCATCGTCATGGCCGGCTGCGGCCTCTACGCGCTGATGGGCTTCCCGCTCGACGACGTCTGGCACCGCATCTTCGGCCAGGACGTCACCCTCTGGGGGCCCACCCACCTGATGATGATCGGTGGCGCCGGCTTCTCCACGCTCTCCGCGCTGTACCTGGAACACGAAGGCCGCAAAGACCGGCCCGTCGACGCAGCGCCGGACGGTATCGGGCTGAAATTCGTCCAGTACCTCGCCTTCGCCGGCGTCCTGATCGGTGCGTCGGTCTACCAGATCGAATTCGACTTCGGTGTCCCGCAGTTCCGCCAGGTCTTCCAGCCCATGCTGATCGCCGCGGCCGCGGCACTCGCGCTTGTGGGCGCCCGCATCTTCATGGGCCGTGGCGGTGCGCTCATCGCGGCGCTCCTCGCGCTCGGGTTGCGTGGACTCGTCGCGATCACCGTCACGCCGGTTCTCGACGCGCCGGTCAACTGGTTCCCGCTCTACCTGGGGGCCGCGGTCGTCGTCGAACTCCTGGCGTTGACCCCGCTCCTCAAACGACCTGTGCTCTACGGACTGGTCGCCGGACTGGGGATCGGGACCGTGGGCCTGTGGCTGGAATCGCTCTGGATCAACGCGGTCTACCCCTACCCGTGGCCGACCAGCCTCTGGCCGGAGGCACTCGCGATGACCCTGCCGGTGGCGGTCCTGACCGGCGCCTGCGGCGCGATGGTCGGCATGGTGCTCACCGGTCAACGCCTGCCACGGCGCGCGATCAGCGCCGGACTCGTGGCGCTGACGGTCGTCGCGATCGGTGCGGCCACCGCCAACGGACTGCAGTACAAGGTGCCCGAGACCGCCACGGCGGCAGTGACCTTGACCGAAGCCCCGTCGGTGAACGGTCAGCGCTACGTGACCGCCGACATCCGCTTCAACCCGCCGGACGTGGTGAGCGACGATCCGAACTGGGTGTCCGTGCTGGGCTGGCAGGGTGGTCTGCCCAACGAGCGTGGCCAGTTCGTCGACCACCTCGAGAAGGTCGGCTCCGGTCATTACGTGTCGACTCAGCCGATGCCGGTCTCCGGCACCTGGAAGACGATGCTGCGGGTGCACGACGGCAAGACCTTCACGGCCATGCCGATCTATCTCGCCGGCGACCCGGGCATCGGGGCGCAGGAGGTGCCTGCCGAACCGCAGTTCACCCGCCCGTTCGTCTCCGAGATCACCATCCTGCAGCGTGAGCGCAGCCCGGACATCTCGCAGTCGTTGTGGCTCATCGGCTGCCTGGTGGTGCTGGCCTGCACGCTGGCAATGGTCGCCGGGATCACCTGGGGCGGTGGCCGCATCAACAACAGCGAGCCCAGCGGCAGCGAGGCGGAGCTGCAGCCTTCCGCACAGTCATGACGGTGCCGCCCGACGTCCGTCTCCTGGCCGACCATCCGATCTGGATCGCGTTGCCGGCGTTCGCGCCGGCCATCGTGGTCGCCGGGGTCGTCGTCTACATTGCCGCGAAGAACCGCCGCAAGGACGGCGGAACACCCGACGGAGAAGGGAACCTGTGACCCGCACCGCACGACGCTCCGGATCAGTCCTCATCATGACCGCGGCGGCGCTGCTGGTCGCTGCCTGTGGCGGCTCGCAGGACAGCGGGGATGCCTCGAGTCCGGGTCCGTCCGCGTCGACGATCAACCCGTCGGAGATGACCGATCAGCAGCGGCCCACCGACCGGCTGACCATCGACATCAGCATCGAGGGCGGCACGGTCACTCCCACCAACGCGCGGTTGCAGGGCAAGGTCGGCCAGCCGATCGTGTTGCGCGTCAACAGTGACGTCGCCGACGAACTGCACGTGCACTCGGTGCCGGAGCACACCTTCGCCGTCGAACCCAAACCCGGACAGCAGTTCCAGTTCACCGTGGACGTGCCCGGCAATGTCGAGATCGAGCTCCACAACCTCCACCTCGTGATCGCCGGCGTGCAAGTCCAGCCGTGACCTCCGGGGCGCACGTGACGGTCCTGGCACACGGTCTCGGCGGCTCGACCGATCTGCCGATCCCCTACACGTATGCCCTGCTCGGCGCCGCCTGGGCGCTGACCGCGACGTTCGCGGTCGTGGCACTCGCGTGGCGCAAGCCCAGGTTCGACGAGGACCGGCCTGGGCGCGCGCTGCCCCTGTGGGTGACCTCGGTGGTCGACGCCCCCGCCACGCGCTGGGCCGTCGCGCTCACCGGGCTGGTGTTCACGCTGTG
Above is a window of Mycolicibacterium baixiangningiae DNA encoding:
- a CDS encoding zinc-dependent alcohol dehydrogenase — its product is MRAVTWQGRRKVSVDTVPDPVITEPTDAIIRVTSTNICGSDLHLYEVLTAFMNPGDIIGHEAMGVVEEVGAQTGDLKVGDRVVIPFNISCGTCFMCDHGLQSQCETTQNRDQGTGAALFGYSTLYGEVAGGQAEYLRVPQAQYTHIKVPDDGPDERYVYLSDVLPTAWQGVEYAQVPDGGTLVVLGLGPIGAMACRIAAHRNNCRVIGVDLVDERLDRARPHCAEVIDLRTQDLDAVIADLTQGRGADSVIDAVGMEAHGSPVAEAAHTASSFLPSSVGRVVMKHAGVDRLAALNSAISLVRRGGTISLSGVYGGAADPINMMTLFDKQVTLRMGQANVKRWVPDILPLLTADDPLGVETFATHRLPLSAAPGAYETFQKKQDGMVKVVLTP
- a CDS encoding acyl-CoA dehydrogenase family protein; translated protein: MSFDLTPTIAQHDLARRTHEFAEQCIRPVALEYDQRQEFPWPVLEEAAQRGFYSPLFYRDLIGDPTGLSLPMFMEEMFWGCAGIGLAIVMPALALSAIGQAASPEQMLQWAPECFGTPGDLKLAALAISEPEGGSDVRNLRTTARRDGDDWVIDGHKMWIGNGGIANVHVVNAVVDQELGHKGQALFIVPGGTPGLELVRKLDKMGCRASHTAELRFNGVRIPGDHLLGGDEKLEHKLAKAREAVEGARKSGSAALGTFEQTRPMVAAQALGIARAALEYMTEYANRREAFGAPIIDNQGISFPIADIATQIDAARLLTWRASWMAATGVPFDRGEGSMSKLAASEVAVKATERAIQTLGGWGYITDHPVEKWYRDAKLYTIFEGTSEIQRMVISRALGAADGAPPLHVDLEPTGGPLNRYFGRGTPLRGRAADRALSAKDRVPESVMRVAMKVLKPPRK
- a CDS encoding DUF427 domain-containing protein, which produces MAQQMSGVMDAAFDALRYEPTAKRIRVTLAGEPVADTDRARLVWEPRRIVPAYAVPFDALRAQLAPAGAESGSQEHAPASVDRTRRTLDPTVPFTAHSCEGTAFDVVAGEETGAAAAFRPADPDFADYVVLDFAVFGWREESEPVVSHPRDPFHRIDVLRSTRHVRVEYEGRLLAESSRPLLLFETNLPMRCYLPPEDVGELTPSDTVSYCAYKGRATYYSVPGGPRDIAWTYREPLHDGAPVRDHVCFFDERVDVIVDGTKGERPVTQWSESGG